A part of Doryrhamphus excisus isolate RoL2022-K1 chromosome 8, RoL_Dexc_1.0, whole genome shotgun sequence genomic DNA contains:
- the igsf10 gene encoding immunoglobulin superfamily member 10 isoform X2 — MSFTSTMSACRGSYLQRCVLPGGAALLLLLILLAAVLPVRGDCPQSCVCSVPSEVHCTFRYLNAVPAHIQPTVERINLGYNSITVLRENALSALEKLQLLMLHSNLIHTIEDRTFQDLKSLQVLKMSYNKVKELNKQTFKGLESLQRLYMDHNHIEFISPEAFYSLTGLQLVNLEGNHLQQLHPDTFITLRHSQVFKVSSIRTIYLSDNLLTSLPEEIFSGCSQLENVFLHGNPWSCDCRIKWFALWTQRHTGVLKCKRDRRYPRGQLCPVCDNPSLYHKRPLSLLPTDAFTCTKPWIRSHLKQKNISLDEGDFTPVSPRDFVAPLGSIQMNLTDQFHSGASLLCTVQRPSHFDNHSLTLEEEAGNNITALTANITTYLVCNTDYEHIRHLWQVLAAYSETPMRLERGLMLAKSPEMVYKYSQKKVEDEPHSNIDAEIKALPAWLMQSEVNLQLDRATTTFSTLHIKYQSVVNLRIENTAPRKNSYSWTMIKKDNKTKTEHTVLTGGVVQLICQVCGEPKPLLEWILPDGIKVRAPYTSDDSRIIITAEGKLTLRGADVSDTGLYRCIATNYLDADIQIFRVTVLSPDVEEADINGVQISQRLGENIVFDCSATGSPGASIQWILPDHSVLDTSHGNRKMYENGTLLIEGLTARDQGFYRCLVSNYLGFDLLVSQVMVSEPSEAVTGFNTDGSGMEMESQVDPTLTDSAVTPTDRDTEESVGITLHQLHPKLRLRGKGGTRGRMGQRRYSVNNRRTFGSRGSAKATRKVDPAKFAELMKKTQEEAKKNTQTGRKMIKESNNDFSNNDEIGSGEVHDDNLILLTTLLPNSHNRHKGNVFGTRNRQSGITTENSKEDKLTTDSMTIQKSVFTHIPAESERQRVTPHDRVSHNTGIFSFDGTTEHYPLERTTKPQTLTDSSQETQLQFSGEHPADPETSTEAALSSTIDPNVTPMRDGTDPMEYFVHSDPESQSTITAVTATQRREDQITFHTTQTIKSPPLGSTIISQQHIHIIPHKNNRGGGRRRKFHGRRRILKPNRITDIQSIINKLIRPSEQNTTVPSRIELSTGKELSVSTPFGGQEKGGNKKTTQRQKKLFITTETVTTPQTSTVTLTTSSATPTPITDRPMTVPEDFTPSRKSETTVSLFEDDDYGDSFSADFEVPNLKPSVQHVTTISPTYYPTTHETPLESLTLASPPTVKPPSGRKSDEEFVYGSGGLPDDFSTTKRVSSGKRNRQGRRRRPSKERRPLKKPKTTQSYPTRATSTMGGTVQTTVMPQKSVSKPMHRPSRPIDRTPEQETYAYKEVNWGISYSPTKTPSIHSTPQMPSTSIGPYRTVQNSVYSTYRPPTQRNKGHTTATRITRPTVQSGAKKSADKVISFATMTIYAAEQNYTNTYSRNNVQHVYVTMSPTVAGLEPTTKVASSKPRIVGGNAASFTVLSNSDAFLPCEAVGDPEPEISWKRFSSSTGNMVTIKGRIGKFEVLTNGTLTIRNANIKDRGQYLCLAENHHGSDKLIITLSVVAYPSRILEPKMREMKSHAGNTVEMKCNAEGRPTPTISWILANRTQVRGQTTANGRVTVTAGGALVITHVSVFDRGHYKCIASNPAGADTATVRLYVVAAPPDILEEKRQHVKTVFNQNIWLHCTGQGDPKPRIHWVLHDGLVVSPNRFSWDKRISVYENGTLHIKDVTLNDKGKYECIATSSTGSERRVVTVTVEKKESAPKIVATSQYVTELYFGDQLKLDCSAKGDPKPRIMWRLPSETVVDQWQRMGSRVQVLENGTLIINSVIDKDAGDYHCVANSATGDDRQLLRVKVSMKPAKIEHKLSSGKKKVFYGNDLKVDCKASGAPKPEISWGLPDGTLVNSALQADSFSGGGRVRRYTLFDNGTLYLNEVSMSEEGDYTCIAENQGGKDEMHVHITVVTAAPKIRQDSKAFARLKPGGNIRFDCEAVGEPKPKILWTLPNNDIIAASNERYLLHVNGSLDIRNVKPIDTGEYVCMARNPAGENRKVYRLEIDGNPPVINGYRQNRTVIKDFSTKYSRKLMDCKAEGNPTPTITWIMPDNIFLRAPYFGGRINVHHNGTLEIRNVRTTDTGEFICMARNDGGEAVMVIQLEVTDTLRRPIFKNPFNERIVSPLGKTNVLNCSADGHPKPEIIWILPNGTRRTGGHNSHDGNLVIYNARIEDSGKYRCGAKNIMGYIEKLIVLDVGQKPFILTRPRGIIRSMFGDPLYLHCLSDGNPKPRVYWTLPGGHTLTWPQVLGRYKLQENGTLVVQGTTLHDRGNYVCQARNDAGEALITVPVVIIAYPPRITTMPPPSLTVMAGTPIKLNCAAVGLPKPEITWELPDYSILSTAQRGRPMGSELLHPQGTLIIQRLTALDSGTYKCLAKNHLGTDLKAVYVRVM; from the exons ATGAGTTTTACATCCACGATGAGCGCCTGCAGAGGGTCTTACCTGCAGAGGTGTGTGCTCCCAGGGGGGGctgcgttgttgttgttgttgatccTGTTGGCCGCTGTGCTGCCGGTGAGGGGCGACTGTCCCCAATCTTGCGTGTGCTCCGTACCCAGTGAAGTGCACTGCACCTTCCGGTACCTGAACGCAGTACCTGCCCACATCCAGCCAACTGTGGAAAGAATTAATCTTGG ATACAACAGTATAACTGTCTTACGAGAGAATGCTCTTTCGGCACTTGAGAAATTACAATTACTAATGCTGCATAGCAACCTTATCCACACTATTGAGGACAGAACATTCCAGGACTTAAAATCGCTACAA GTCCTGAAGATGTCCTATAATAAAGTAAAGGaactcaacaaacaaacattcaaagGCCTGGAGAGTCTGCAGAGACTCTACATGGACCACAACCACATTGAGTTCATCAGTCCAGAGGCTTTCTACAGCCTCACCGGTCTGCAATTAGTCAATCTGGAGGGTAACCATCTGCAGCAGCTTCACCCGGACACGTTCATCACCCTCAGACACAGTCAGGTGTTCAAGGTGTCCTCAATCAGGACCATCTACTTGTCTGACAACCTTCTCACCAGCTTGCCCGAGGAGATTTTCTCAGGGTGCAGCCAATTGGAGAACGTCTTCCTCCACGGGAACCCCTGGTCGTGTGATTGTCGAATAAAATGGTTTGCACTGTGGACACAGAGGCACACAG GAGTGCTAAAATGCAAGCGGGATCGGCGGTATCCTCGAGGGCAGCTGTGTCCTGTTTGTGATAATCCTTCCCTTTACCACAAGAGACCTCTCTCTCTTCTTCCTACTGATGCCTTCACTTGTACTAAACCCTGGATTCGCTCCCATCTCAAGCAGAAAAACATCAGCTTGGATGAAGGGGATTTTACACCAGTTTCTCCTCGGGACTTTGTTGCCCCACTCGGGTCCATACAAATGAACCTGACAGATCAGTTTCACAGTGGTGCCAGCCTATTGTGCACTGTCCAAAGGCCATCTCATTTTGACAACCATTCACTTACCTTAGAGGAGGAGGCTGGTAACAATATCACGGCACTTACAGCAAACATCACAACATATTTGGTCTGTAACACTGACTATGAACACATTAGACATTTGTGGCAAGTCCTAGCAGCCTACAGCGAGACTCCCATGAGACTGGAGCGAGGCTTAATGTTGGCTAAAAGTCCAGAAATGGTGTACAAATATAGTCAAAAAAAGGTGGAGGATGAACCACACTCGAATATTGATGCTGAAATCAAAGCCCTTCCAGCATGGTTGATGCAAAGTGAAGTTAACTTGCAGCTTGACCGTGCTACCACTACTTTTTCTACTCTGCACATCAAGTACCAGTCTGTGGTCAACTTACGTATAGAAAACACAGCCCCTAGGAAGAACAGCTATTCGTGGACCATGATAAAGAAAGACAACAAAACCAAGACTGAACACACCGTACTAACAG GTGGTGTGGTACAGCTTATCTGTCAAGTCTGCGGAGAGCCAAAGCCTTTGTTGGAATGGATTTTACCAGATGGAATTAAAGTTCGAGCCCCTTACACAAGTGATGACAGTAGGATCATAATCACTGCTGAAGGGAAACTCACTCTTCGGGGTGCAGATGTTTCGGACACAGGGCTCTATCGCTGCATTGCCACAAACTACTTGGATGCCGACATTCAAATTTTTAGAGTGACGGTTCTCTCCCCTGATGTAGAGGAGGCCGATATCAATGGCGTCCAAATATCACAGAGACTGGGGGAGAATATTGTTTTCGACTGCAGTGCCACGGGAAGTCCTGGAGCTTCGATACAATGGATACTCCCAGACCACTCAGTACTGGATACGTcccatggaaacaggaagatgTACGAGAATGGCACTCTGCTGATTGAGGGTCTCACTGCGAGGGATCAAGGATTTTATCGGTGTTTGGTTTCCAATTACTTGGGATTTGACCTTTTGGTTTCTCAAGTAATGGTAAGTGAACCCTCTGAGGCGGTGACAGGTTTTAATACAGATGGATCGGGGATGGAGATGGAGAGCCAGGTGGATCCAACTTTAACTGACAGTGCAGTCACCCCCACTGACAGAGATACTGAGGAATCTGTGGGCATCACATTACATCAACTTCATCCCAAACTGAGGTTACGGGGAAAAGGAGGTACAAGAGGTAGAATGGGACAGAGGAGGTATTCAGTCAACAACAGACGAACATTTGGCAGTAGGGGCTCTGCTAAAGCAACAAGGAAAGTGGATCCAGCGAAATTTGCAGAACTGATGAAGAAGACTcaagaagaagccaaaaaaaatactcaaacaGGGAGAAAGATGATAAAAGAGTCAAATAATGATTTTTCAAACAATGATGAAATTGGGTCTGGCGAGGTACATGACGACAATCTCATTTTGCTTACTACACTTTTGCCAAATTCACATAACCGCCACAAAGGTAATGTATTTGGGACGAGAAACAGACAGTCTGGCATAACCACGGAAAACAGCAAAGAGGACAAACTCACAACTGATTCTATGACAATCCAAAAATCTGTATTTACACACATTCCAGCGGAAAGTGAAAGACAGAGAGTCACACCACATGACCGAGTTTCACACAACACAGGCATCTTTAGTTTTGATGGAACTACTGAGCATTATCCCCTTGAAAGAACTACCAAACCACAAACTCTGACAGATTCCTCTCAAGAAACTCAGCTCCAGTTCTCTGGAGAGCACCCTGCAGATCCAGAAACATCCACTGAGGCAGCCTTGTCATCTACAATTGATCCTAATGTAACTCCAATGAGGGATGGCACAGACCCAATGGAGTATTTTGTCCATTCTGATCCAGAAAGCCAGTCCACCATCACAGCCGTCACCGCTACACAGAGACGGGAAGATCAAATCACCTTCCACACGACGCAAACAATAAAATCTCCCCCTTTGGGGTCCACTATTATCTCCCAGCAACACATTCATATCATCCCACACAAGAACAATAGAGGAGGGGGGCGCAGAAGAAAGTTCCATGGTCGCAGAAGAATCCTAAAACCCAACAGGATAACGGACATACAGTCCATTATCAATAAACTCATTCGGCCATCAGAGCAGAATACTACAGTACCATCCAGGATTGAGCTTTCCACAG GTAAGGAGTTATCCGTTTCTACGCCATTTGGGGGACAAGAGAAAGGaggcaacaaaaaaacaactcaaagaCAAAAGAAACTATTTATTACAACTGAAACTGTAACAACTCCTCAGACTTCAACAGTAACATTAACTACATCCTCTGCTACTCCAACCCCCATCACTGACCGTCCGATGACTGTACCCGAGGATTTCACCCCTTCCAGAAAATCTGAGACCACAGTAAGCTTATTTGAAGACGACGACTATGGAGATTCATTCTCTGCAGATTTTGAAGTACCAAATCTGAAGCCCAGTGTCCAGCATGTAACTACAATTAGCCCCACGTATTACCCCACTACTCATGAAACACCACTAGAATCACTAACCCTTGCTTCACCTCCGACGGTCAAACCGCCTTCAGGGAGAAAATCTGATGAAGAATTTGTATATGGCTCTGGTGGACTACCAGATGATTTTTCTACAACCAAGCGAGTATCCAGTGGAAAGAGAAACCGGCAAGGAAGGAGAAGGAGACCATCTAAGGAAAGAAGACCCTTAAAGAAACCTAAAACCACTCAATCGTATCCAACAAGGGCTACAAGTACCATGGGAGGGACAGTCCAGACAACTGTAATGCCCCAAAAGAGTGTCTCCAAACCCATGCATAGACCATCAAGGCCAATAGACAGAACTCCAGAGCAGGAGACATATGCTTACAAAGAAGTCAACTGGGGCATTTCTTATAGTCCAACCAAAACACCTTCTATCCATTCAACACCACAAATGCCATCTACATCAATAGGACCTTATAGAACAGTTCAGAACAGCGTCTACAGTACATATAGACCCCCAACACAGAGGAATAAGGGTCACACAACAGCTACAAGGATAACTAGACCTACGGTGCAAAGTGGTGCCAAAAAGAGTGCAGATAAAGTCATTTCTTTTGCTACAATGACCATATACGCAGCAGAGCAAAACTACACCAACACATACAGCAGGAACAATGTACAACATGTCTATGTCACTATGAGTCCCACTGTTGCTGGTTTAGAACCAACTACTAAGGTCGCATCGAGCAAACCAAGGATAGTTGGTGGAAATGCAGCCAGTTTTACGGTCTTGTCCAACTCGGATGCTTTCCTGCCATGTGAGGCTGTTGGAGACCCTGAGCCAGAAATATCCTGGAAACGCTTCTCCTCAAGCACAG GAAACATGGTTACCATCAAGGGGAGAATCGGCAAGTTTGAGGTGTTGACCAATGGCACATTGACAATACGGAATGCCAACATCAAGGACCGTGGCCAGTATCTCTGTCTGGCTGAGAATCATCATGGGTCAGATAAACTTATTATCACCCTCTCTGTAGTGGCTTACCCATCACGTATCCTCGAGCCCAAAATGCGTGAAATGAAGTCTCATGCAGGAAATACTGTAGAGATGAAGTGTAACGCAGAGGGTCGACCCACACCTACAATATCCTGGATTCTAGCAAACCGGACACAAGTAAGAGGCCAAACCACAGCAAACGGAAGGGTAACAGTGACTGCTGGTGGGGCTCTCGTCATTACACATGTGTCTGTTTTTGATAGAGGTCATTACAAGTGCATTGCTAGTAACCCAGCTGGGGCTGATACTGCTACAGTCCGCCTGTATGTGGTAGCTGCTCCGCCAGATATCTTGGAGGAGAAACGTCAGCACGTGAAGACTGTTTTCAACCAGAACATATGGCTGCACTGCACAGGACAAGGTGATCCTAAACCTAGGATTCACTGGGTCCTGCATGACGGTTTGGTAGTCAGTCCAAACAGATTTTCTTGGGACAAGAGGATATCTGTTTATGAGAATGGAACCTTGCACATCAAGGATGTGACTCTAAATGATAAGGGCAaatatgaatgtattgcaaCCAGCTCTACAGGCTCAGAACGAAGGGTGGTGACTGTGACAGTCGAGAAGAAAGAATCTGCACCGAAAATAGTGGCGACATCCCAGTATGTGACTGAGTTGTATTTTGGGGATCAGTTGAAACTGGACTGCTCAGCAAAAGGAGACCCTAAACCCAGGATTATGTGGAGGTTACCCTCTGAAACAGTTGTGGACCAGTGGCAAAG AATGGGTAGCAGAGTCCAGGTTCTGGAAAATGGCACACTCATCATCAACTCTGTGATTGATAAAGACGCAGGAGACTATCACTGTGTCGCTAACAGTGCAACTGGTGATGACCGGCAACTTCTGAGGGTCAAGGTGTCAATGAAGCCAGCTAAGATCGAGCATAAGCTCTCTTCTGGCAAGAAGAAAGTTTTCTATGGTAATGACTTAAAGGTTGACTGTAAAGCCTCTGGGGCTCCAAAGCCAGAAATCTCCTGGGGACTTCCAGATGGTACCCTTGTTAATAGTGCTCTGCAGGCAGATTCCTTTAGTGGAGGGGGGAGAGTACGACGCTACACTCTGTTTGACAATGGAACACTCTACCTAAATGAA GTCAGTATGTCAGAAGAAGGAGACTACACATGTATCGCTGAGAACCAAGGAGGAAAAGATGAGATGCACGTACATATCACTGTGGTGACCGCCGCTCCGAAGATACGCCAAGACAGCAAGGCCTTTGCCAGACTAAAACCTGGTGGTAACATCCGCTTTGACTGTGAAGCAGTCGGTGAACCCAAACCTAAGATCCTGTGGACGTTGCCTAACAATGACATCATCGCAGCGTCCAACGAGCGCTACTTACTGCATGTAAATGGATCTCTAGATATAAGGAACGTGAAGCCAATTGACACTGGAGAATATGTTTGTATGGCTCGAAACCCTGCTGGTGAAAACAGAAAAGTGTACAGACTTGAAATCGACGGTAACCCACCAGTCATCAATGGCTACCGTCAGAATAGGACAGTAATAAAAGATTTCTCCACAAAATATTCAAGGAAGCTTATGGACTGTAAAGCTGAAGGCAATCCCACTCCGACCATCACCTGGATAATGCCCGATAACATCTTTTTAAGAGCACCATACTTTGGTGGTAGAATTAATGTTCATCATAATGGGACTTTAGAAATTCGTAATGTGCGTACTACCGATACGGGAGAGTTCATCTGCATGGCCAGGAATGACGGAGGCGAGGCGGTAATGGTGATACAGCTTGAGGTGACCGATACGCTCCGAAGGCCCATCTTTAAGAACCCTTTCAACGAGCGTATTGTCTCTCCATTGGGGAAGACCAACGTTTTGAACTGCTCTGCTGATGGACATCCAAAGCCAGAGATCATCTGGATCCTGCCTAATGGAACTCGGCGTACAGGTGGGCATAACTCCCACGATGGGAATTTGGTCATCTATAATGCTCGCATTGAGGATTCTGGGAAATATCGCTGTGGTGCCAAAAATATCATGGGCTACATAGAAAAGCTAATTGTTTTGGATGTTGGCCAGAAGCCTTTCATCCTGACGAGGCCGAGAGGCATCATACGCAGTATGTTTGGGGATCCTTTATACCTTCACTGTTTATCTGATGGAAACCCAAAACCTAGAGTCTACTGGACCCTTCCTGGGGGCCACACTCTTACTTGGCCACAAGTCCTGGGCCGCTATAAACTGCAAGAGAACGGTACTCTAGTTGTCCAAGGCACAACTCTCCATGACAGAGGAAACTATGTCTGCCAAGCTCGGAACGATGCCGGTGAGGCATTGATCACAGTCCCTGTTGTTATCATCGCCTACCCTCCACGGATCACTACAATGCCACCCCCTAGCTTAACCGTAATGGCTGGGACACCTATCAAGCTAAACTGCGCTGCCGTTGGATTACCCAAACCAGAGATCACATGGGAGTTGCCGGATTATTCCATTCTGTCAACAGCACAACGAGGAAGACCGATGGGAAGTGAACTGCTTCACCCTCAGGGCACGCTTATCATTCAGCGACTCACAGCCTTAGACTCTGGCACTTATAAGTGTCTGGCCAAGAACCACCTTGGTACAGACCTGAAGGCTGTTTATGTGCGTGTGATGTAG